One window of the Fusobacterium animalis 7_1 genome contains the following:
- a CDS encoding DUF3164 family protein codes for MDFNNLTAEEKEAIRKAVLEEEKAKEAKRKEKIKEYKGIVDETVRENFNKVEKLAEILKSTKLEIFKSFEAILELKEELYGIKETQRSHTFTTSDGSLSIIIGHRVIDSFDDTVHSGIAKVKDYISKLTTNEQPELEKLIDLL; via the coding sequence ATGGATTTTAATAATTTGACAGCTGAGGAGAAAGAAGCAATAAGAAAAGCAGTTTTAGAGGAAGAAAAAGCCAAAGAAGCTAAAAGAAAAGAGAAAATAAAAGAATATAAAGGGATTGTAGATGAAACAGTAAGAGAAAATTTTAATAAAGTTGAAAAACTTGCTGAAATATTAAAAAGTACAAAACTAGAAATTTTTAAAAGTTTTGAAGCTATCTTAGAATTAAAAGAAGAACTGTATGGAATAAAAGAAACACAGAGAAGCCACACTTTTACAACAAGTGATGGGAGTTTATCTATAATAATAGGACACAGAGTAATAGATAGCTTTGATGATACTGTACACAGTGGAATAGCAAAAGTAAAAGATTATATTTCTAAATTAACAACTAATGAGCAACCAGAGCTTGAAAAATTAATAGATTTATTATAA
- a CDS encoding AAA family ATPase: MKKIIEDLEKFAEENNISYAKIAKAINIGSSTLSEFRRGTYTGDVKALTEKVEAFLERHKKKMRRIDFSVDTEVKKRIFYAAEVIENYVASNVMTQTIDSAKIAYIYGRAGIGKTHALMEWAKQYKGRALFITAETGITVVGLIKKIARELRIDANGNNTESIKQRIKDSVKFTETIIVIDEGEHLKPSIIDIVRSLADQTGVGIIIAGTEALKSKIYSQTKGYEYLYSRAVINMTLRELNIDDVSKIVKKFLKNEIDLYSEKELQEMISYINLTVRGSARQLANLLTLTGHISTNNVSVDGKLTLDQIKAAVTMLAINY; this comes from the coding sequence ATGAAGAAAATAATAGAAGATTTGGAAAAATTTGCAGAAGAAAACAATATAAGTTATGCAAAGATAGCAAAAGCTATAAATATAGGAAGTAGTACACTTTCAGAATTTAGAAGAGGGACATATACAGGAGATGTTAAGGCTTTAACTGAAAAAGTTGAAGCATTCTTAGAAAGACATAAAAAGAAAATGAGAAGAATAGACTTCTCAGTTGATACAGAAGTAAAGAAAAGAATTTTTTATGCAGCTGAGGTTATAGAAAATTATGTTGCTTCTAATGTAATGACTCAAACAATAGATTCAGCTAAAATAGCCTACATATATGGTCGTGCTGGAATAGGAAAAACTCATGCTTTAATGGAGTGGGCAAAACAATATAAAGGAAGAGCCTTATTTATAACAGCAGAAACTGGAATAACAGTGGTTGGGCTTATAAAGAAAATTGCTAGGGAATTGAGAATAGATGCTAATGGAAATAATACAGAATCAATTAAGCAAAGAATAAAGGATAGTGTAAAGTTTACTGAAACAATTATTGTGATTGATGAGGGAGAACATTTAAAACCAAGTATTATAGATATAGTTAGAAGTTTAGCTGACCAAACTGGTGTTGGAATAATAATAGCTGGAACAGAAGCATTAAAAAGTAAAATTTATTCTCAAACAAAGGGTTATGAATACCTTTATTCAAGAGCTGTAATAAATATGACTTTAAGAGAATTAAATATAGATGATGTGAGTAAAATAGTAAAAAAATTCTTAAAGAATGAAATTGATTTATATAGTGAAAAAGAGCTTCAAGAAATGATTAGTTATATTAATTTAACAGTTAGAGGCTCAGCAAGACAGTTGGCAAATTTACTTACATTAACTGGACATATATCAACTAATAATGTATCTGTTGATGGTAAATTGACACTGGACCAAATAAAAGCAGCTGTAACAATGTTGGCAATTAATTATTAA
- a CDS encoding Mu transposase C-terminal domain-containing protein, with product MDKYYTLQDIERLFKKTRTTALKMAQSKGWIVTKEKVGKVYKNLYLKKEVDRELGIIVEEKKTKIRTRTVRKNEAKNIDELPDWNQRVANSRYILCIKLEEAYEERLENKDVVIKEFVENAREEFPQQMEILKSLSIPTLRRWYGIYKKNRDNPLALASGHGANKGLRRVNKEVLEMTKKLYFSKNKPQMTVVWQKIVEMFGIDAISYGTLRNFLNNDVNIIEKDRARMGAKEFKDAHSTFIIRGLQDVKAGDVWMADGHTLDFQCYRGKRKKANKQRDFGRPTLIAWLDLKSRMVVGYTLSWTENTEAVAIALKRAIEKYGVPKKIYTDNGKAFKNKVLKGTEELEGLYASLGIEVTHAKPYNAQAKEIKRYFRDLKENFSKMFGTYLGGNIVERPEHMKSFAQIKMAKGALLEEEHVEMELAKYIDYKNHLFYEIRRAGGMKAHRGRGMENRTPLEVFNVEYPVENRVMLSDEKLRRLFLYEEMKTVQQNGITFMGNTYEHEALYYHQTERVRIKYDPHNLSELYVYLDTGEFLCKAKKLVPVGFNDITGIKINNYRKKKIKEYGEKMFDLTVAMRDDSNILTMKDVAEAEVIEVIEDKSGKKKQYIGNGLYVEID from the coding sequence ATGGATAAATACTACACATTACAAGACATAGAAAGACTCTTTAAAAAAACAAGAACAACAGCTTTAAAAATGGCTCAAAGCAAAGGTTGGATAGTTACAAAAGAAAAAGTAGGGAAAGTATATAAAAACCTTTATTTAAAAAAAGAGGTAGATAGAGAACTAGGAATAATTGTTGAGGAAAAAAAGACTAAGATTAGAACTAGGACAGTAAGGAAAAATGAAGCAAAAAATATTGATGAATTACCTGACTGGAATCAAAGAGTGGCTAATTCAAGGTATATACTTTGCATAAAATTAGAGGAGGCTTATGAAGAGAGATTAGAAAATAAAGATGTAGTTATAAAAGAATTTGTAGAGAATGCAAGAGAAGAGTTTCCACAACAAATGGAGATTTTAAAAAGTCTATCAATTCCAACTCTAAGAAGATGGTATGGAATTTATAAGAAAAATAGAGATAATCCATTGGCACTTGCTTCTGGACATGGAGCTAATAAAGGTTTGAGAAGAGTCAATAAAGAAGTGCTAGAAATGACTAAAAAACTTTATTTTAGTAAGAATAAACCTCAAATGACTGTTGTTTGGCAGAAAATAGTAGAAATGTTTGGGATAGATGCTATTAGTTATGGGACTCTTAGAAATTTCTTAAATAATGATGTAAACATAATTGAAAAAGATAGAGCTAGAATGGGAGCAAAAGAATTTAAAGATGCTCACTCTACCTTTATAATAAGAGGTTTACAAGATGTTAAAGCTGGAGATGTATGGATGGCAGATGGACATACACTAGATTTCCAATGTTATAGAGGAAAAAGAAAAAAAGCAAATAAACAGAGAGATTTTGGAAGACCAACTTTAATAGCCTGGTTAGATTTAAAAAGTAGAATGGTTGTTGGCTATACTTTATCCTGGACTGAAAACACAGAAGCAGTAGCGATAGCACTAAAAAGAGCTATAGAAAAGTACGGAGTACCTAAGAAAATATATACAGATAATGGTAAAGCTTTTAAAAATAAGGTTTTAAAAGGTACAGAAGAACTTGAAGGGCTATATGCAAGTCTTGGAATAGAGGTAACACATGCAAAACCTTACAATGCTCAAGCCAAAGAAATAAAAAGATATTTCAGAGATTTAAAAGAAAATTTTTCTAAAATGTTTGGAACTTATTTAGGTGGGAATATTGTTGAAAGACCTGAACATATGAAAAGTTTTGCACAAATTAAAATGGCAAAGGGGGCATTATTAGAAGAAGAACATGTAGAAATGGAACTAGCAAAATATATAGATTATAAAAATCATTTATTCTATGAAATAAGAAGAGCAGGAGGAATGAAGGCACATAGAGGAAGAGGAATGGAAAATCGTACTCCTTTGGAAGTCTTCAATGTGGAGTATCCAGTTGAAAATAGAGTAATGCTTAGTGATGAAAAGTTGAGAAGATTATTCTTATATGAAGAAATGAAGACAGTACAACAAAACGGAATTACTTTTATGGGAAATACTTATGAACATGAAGCATTGTATTATCATCAAACTGAGCGTGTAAGAATTAAATATGATCCTCATAATTTAAGTGAACTCTATGTTTACTTAGATACAGGAGAGTTTTTATGTAAAGCTAAAAAACTAGTGCCTGTTGGATTTAATGATATTACTGGAATCAAAATCAATAATTATAGAAAGAAAAAGATTAAGGAATATGGAGAAAAGATGTTTGATTTAACAGTAGCAATGAGAGATGATAGCAATATTTTAACAATGAAAGATGTAGCAGAAGCTGAGGTTATAGAAGTAATTGAAGATAAATCGGGAAAGAAAAAACAGTATATTGGTAATGGTTTATATGTTGAAATAGATTAA
- a CDS encoding phage integrase N-terminal SAM-like domain-containing protein, which yields MSKYFLDLLTLKTEMNYRGYSEATKKSYTQIVGNFLEVTDKEIINITKEDVVRYLDENMKLLKKNSRAVHLNALEFFFEEVLGLDITVSIKNYKREFLEKTFMTLEQFNILSNSVTEKERLIYEIIKETGFKIKDIVNLKVEDIVYGDKSYIGIHKISKELSRDIQKYCDKEMIDGKIFNVCEYSIRRWNKKATEKYLGVEFQINDIRHALALELYIKRGDEEGAVKYLGLKTVEALRQYFNRTGNKYYKK from the coding sequence ATGAGTAAGTATTTTCTTGATTTATTGACATTAAAAACAGAAATGAATTATAGAGGATACAGTGAAGCAACAAAGAAAAGCTATACACAAATAGTAGGTAACTTTTTAGAAGTAACAGATAAAGAAATTATCAATATTACAAAAGAGGATGTGGTTAGATACTTAGATGAAAATATGAAGCTTTTAAAAAAGAATAGTAGAGCAGTTCATTTGAATGCTTTGGAGTTCTTTTTTGAAGAAGTGTTGGGACTAGATATAACAGTAAGTATAAAAAACTATAAGCGTGAATTTTTGGAAAAAACATTTATGACATTAGAACAATTTAATATTTTAAGTAATTCAGTTACTGAGAAAGAAAGATTGATATATGAAATAATCAAGGAAACAGGCTTTAAAATAAAAGACATAGTAAATTTAAAAGTTGAGGATATAGTTTATGGAGATAAATCATATATAGGTATTCATAAGATATCCAAAGAACTTTCAAGAGATATTCAAAAGTATTGTGATAAGGAGATGATAGATGGAAAAATTTTTAATGTTTGTGAATATAGTATAAGAAGATGGAATAAGAAAGCAACAGAAAAATATTTAGGTGTTGAATTTCAAATAAATGATATTAGACATGCTTTGGCATTAGAACTATATATTAAAAGAGGTGATGAAGAGGGAGCAGTTAAATACTTAGGTTTAAAGACAGTGGAAGCATTAAGGCAATATTTTAATAGAACAGGTAATAAATATTATAAAAAATAG
- a CDS encoding BRO family protein gives MEENKSLITYNGMKLGVTIKNNEIEIEMGELAKAIGYTDVRGLKKLLDTNPELKNKEFSYLKKVDSIENGVVKKREKRLFTEDGLYEVTMLANTENAKKFRRFVRELMKKYRKNELILRTPTLLPAQQAQLDEMVGLIKARDGEIGDLLDSFEAFQGYLTDIEVIKDDVKLLIELHDKLVKEVKELKKEVFGTDE, from the coding sequence ATGGAAGAAAACAAAAGTTTAATAACCTACAATGGAATGAAACTAGGAGTAACAATAAAAAATAATGAAATAGAAATAGAGATGGGAGAATTAGCAAAAGCTATTGGATACACAGATGTTAGAGGATTAAAAAAATTACTTGATACTAATCCAGAGCTAAAAAATAAAGAATTTTCTTATCTTAAAAAAGTAGATAGTATTGAAAATGGAGTGGTTAAAAAAAGAGAAAAAAGACTTTTTACAGAAGATGGGCTTTACGAAGTTACTATGTTAGCTAATACTGAAAATGCTAAAAAGTTTAGAAGATTTGTAAGAGAATTAATGAAGAAATATAGAAAGAATGAGTTAATTCTAAGAACTCCTACTTTACTTCCAGCACAACAAGCTCAACTTGATGAAATGGTTGGGCTAATAAAGGCAAGAGATGGGGAAATAGGAGATTTACTAGATTCATTTGAAGCATTTCAAGGATATTTAACAGATATAGAAGTTATTAAAGATGATGTAAAACTGTTGATTGAGTTACATGATAAATTGGTTAAAGAAGTAAAAGAACTTAAAAAAGAGGTGTTTGGAACAGATGAGTAA
- a CDS encoding helix-turn-helix domain-containing protein encodes MYNIGEKIIFLRKKNKITQDELADALEISKQSILNYETEKRQIPIDVLSKIATFFKIPIEAFFSDNYDNFEEIKNNNTIKIPIISKVSAGLGVYGRNEILDWLEVSKSIAKSATFATFIDGDSMEPKIHDDDLVLVQEVSMLDSGEIGIFFLNDDVYCKKFQYNEFTKEIILKSINPKYKPKEVTSDDEFRIIGRVVAVFDYTI; translated from the coding sequence ATGTATAATATAGGAGAGAAAATTATTTTTTTAAGAAAAAAAAATAAAATAACTCAAGATGAACTAGCTGATGCCTTAGAAATCTCTAAACAAAGTATCCTTAACTATGAAACTGAAAAAAGACAAATACCAATAGATGTTCTTTCCAAAATAGCAACTTTTTTTAAAATTCCTATTGAAGCTTTTTTCTCAGATAATTATGATAATTTTGAAGAAATTAAAAACAATAATACTATTAAGATACCTATAATATCAAAAGTTTCTGCTGGATTAGGAGTTTATGGAAGAAATGAAATTTTAGATTGGCTTGAGGTTTCAAAATCAATAGCTAAAAGTGCGACATTCGCAACTTTTATTGATGGAGATTCAATGGAACCTAAAATACATGATGATGATTTGGTATTAGTGCAGGAAGTTTCTATGCTTGATAGTGGGGAAATAGGCATTTTCTTTTTAAATGATGACGTATATTGTAAAAAATTTCAATACAATGAATTTACTAAGGAAATTATTCTAAAATCAATAAATCCAAAATATAAGCCAAAAGAAGTTACTTCTGATGATGAATTTAGAATTATAGGTCGTGTTGTAGCAGTTTTTGATTATACTATTTAA
- a CDS encoding ParA family protein has product MEKGKKKDGKIISFMNMKGGVGKTSLCVNLAVILAKKYKKKILIVDMDPQMNATQYLFKKEIYDKEFFEKKKTIYELFKIFQAESTECNVIDGVSNKKNLSQKKSNINDIIVAKEENLDMIVGNFEMTTLALLGSSDISSVLVNYFKEQKIVQKYDFIFIDCPPTSSIYTTAALLATNYYILVVKTDFFSKLGISMMKKAIEKHNQKNQHTKVELLGIICNMYREKQDKNLLKDIREKYSQDFFETIIPMKIIKIDDYSPEFFIKTDGLKKCTKELAKEFLKRLEEEK; this is encoded by the coding sequence ATGGAAAAGGGAAAGAAAAAAGATGGAAAAATTATTTCTTTTATGAACATGAAAGGAGGGGTTGGAAAAACAAGTTTATGTGTTAATTTAGCTGTTATATTAGCCAAAAAATATAAGAAGAAGATTTTAATTGTAGATATGGATCCTCAAATGAATGCGACACAATATTTATTTAAGAAAGAAATTTATGATAAGGAATTTTTTGAAAAAAAGAAAACCATTTATGAATTATTTAAAATTTTTCAAGCTGAAAGTACTGAATGTAATGTTATTGATGGAGTAAGTAATAAAAAAAATTTAAGTCAAAAGAAAAGTAATATCAATGATATTATAGTAGCAAAAGAAGAAAATTTAGATATGATTGTAGGGAATTTTGAAATGACAACTTTAGCCTTACTAGGAAGCTCAGATATAAGTAGTGTTTTAGTAAACTATTTTAAAGAGCAGAAAATAGTTCAAAAATATGATTTTATATTTATTGATTGTCCACCTACAAGTTCAATTTATACAACAGCAGCATTATTAGCAACTAACTATTATATTTTAGTTGTAAAAACTGATTTTTTCTCAAAATTAGGAATTTCAATGATGAAAAAAGCTATTGAAAAGCATAATCAAAAAAATCAACATACAAAGGTTGAGTTATTAGGAATTATCTGTAATATGTATAGAGAAAAACAGGATAAAAACTTATTAAAGGATATTAGAGAAAAATATTCACAAGATTTTTTTGAAACAATAATTCCAATGAAAATTATTAAAATAGATGATTATAGCCCTGAATTTTTTATAAAAACAGATGGATTAAAAAAATGTACTAAAGAATTAGCAAAAGAGTTTCTAAAAAGGTTGGAGGAAGAAAAATGA
- the guaA gene encoding glutamine-hydrolyzing GMP synthase, which produces MKKGGIVILDFGSQYNQLIARRVREMGVYAEVVPFYEDVDKILAREPKGIILSGGPASVYAEGAPTLDIKLFQKNIPILGLCYGMQLITHLHGGKVARANKQEFGKAELELDDKNHILYKNIPNKTTVWMSHGDHVTEMAPDFKIIAHTDSSIAAIENSDKNIYAFQYHPEVTHSQHGFEMLKNFVFGIAKAEENWSMENYIETTVKKIKERVGNKKVILGLSGGVDSSVAAALINKAIGKQLTCIFVDTGLLRKDEAKQVMEVYAKNFDMNIKCINAEERFLTKLTGVTDPETKRKIIGKEFVEVFNEEAKKIEGAEFLAQGTIYPDVIESVSVKGPSVTIKSHHNVGGLPKDLKFELLEPLRELFKDEVRKVGRELGIPDYMVDRHPFPGPGLGIRILGEVTKEKADILREADAIFIEELRKADLYNKVSQAFVVLLPVKSVGVMGDERTYEYTAVLRSANTIDFMTATWSHLPYEFLEKVSNRILNEVKGINRLTYDISSKPPATIEWE; this is translated from the coding sequence ATGAAAAAAGGTGGAATTGTTATACTAGACTTTGGTTCTCAATATAATCAACTTATTGCAAGAAGAGTTAGAGAAATGGGAGTCTATGCTGAAGTTGTTCCTTTTTATGAAGATGTTGATAAAATTTTAGCTAGAGAACCAAAAGGTATTATTCTTTCTGGCGGACCTGCTTCTGTTTATGCTGAAGGAGCTCCAACTTTGGATATAAAATTATTTCAGAAAAATATTCCAATTCTTGGGCTTTGTTATGGTATGCAATTAATTACTCATTTACATGGTGGAAAAGTTGCAAGAGCAAATAAACAAGAATTTGGTAAGGCTGAACTAGAACTTGATGATAAAAATCATATACTGTATAAAAATATTCCAAATAAGACTACTGTTTGGATGAGCCATGGAGACCATGTTACAGAAATGGCACCTGATTTTAAAATTATTGCTCACACTGATTCTTCAATAGCAGCTATTGAAAATAGTGATAAAAATATCTATGCTTTCCAATATCACCCAGAAGTTACTCACTCTCAACATGGTTTTGAGATGCTTAAAAACTTTGTTTTTGGTATAGCAAAAGCTGAAGAAAATTGGTCAATGGAAAACTACATTGAAACAACTGTAAAAAAAATAAAAGAAAGAGTTGGTAATAAAAAAGTTATTTTAGGTTTATCTGGTGGAGTTGATTCATCTGTTGCTGCTGCACTTATTAATAAGGCAATAGGTAAACAATTAACTTGTATTTTTGTTGACACTGGTCTACTTAGAAAAGATGAAGCTAAACAAGTTATGGAAGTTTATGCCAAAAACTTTGATATGAATATTAAATGTATAAATGCAGAAGAAAGATTTTTAACAAAACTGACAGGAGTAACTGATCCAGAAACTAAGAGAAAAATTATAGGAAAAGAATTTGTTGAAGTATTCAATGAAGAAGCTAAAAAGATTGAAGGGGCTGAATTTTTAGCACAAGGCACTATTTATCCAGATGTTATCGAATCTGTTTCTGTTAAAGGACCATCTGTTACTATAAAATCTCATCATAATGTTGGAGGTTTACCAAAAGATTTAAAATTTGAGTTACTTGAACCTTTAAGAGAACTATTTAAAGATGAAGTTAGAAAAGTGGGGAGAGAATTAGGTATTCCTGATTATATGGTAGATAGGCACCCATTTCCAGGACCTGGTTTAGGAATTAGAATTTTAGGAGAAGTTACAAAAGAAAAAGCTGATATTTTGAGAGAAGCTGATGCAATATTTATAGAAGAATTAAGAAAGGCTGATTTATATAATAAAGTTAGCCAAGCCTTTGTTGTCTTACTTCCTGTAAAATCTGTTGGAGTTATGGGAGATGAAAGAACTTATGAATATACTGCTGTTTTAAGATCAGCTAATACAATAGATTTTATGACTGCTACTTGGTCTCACTTACCTTATGAATTTTTAGAAAAGGTTTCTAATAGAATTTTGAATGAGGTTAAGGGAATTAATAGATTAACTTATGATATTTCTTCTAAACCACCTGCAACTATTGAGTGGGAATAA
- a CDS encoding DUF308 domain-containing protein, with product MNRFLNILFGVVFILFGIYMWNNPTETFVTYSFYLGLLYVIWTIITIFYIFRRKIRPVPYGNIIVSIIISIAILALPMFSIAMVLWTFVFIFLISAIYYLRNVIKNGLKSHLLQFILACIAVIYGFVMLFNPIVAGNTIAKILAFFVIMNGISYILSSIIDVKIE from the coding sequence ATGAATAGATTCTTAAATATTTTATTTGGAGTTGTATTTATTTTATTTGGAATTTACATGTGGAACAATCCCACAGAAACATTTGTAACTTATTCATTTTACCTAGGGTTACTTTATGTTATATGGACTATTATAACTATATTCTATATATTTAGAAGAAAAATAAGACCTGTTCCCTATGGCAATATTATAGTATCTATTATTATATCAATAGCAATTTTAGCTTTACCTATGTTTTCAATAGCCATGGTACTATGGACATTTGTTTTTATATTCTTAATAAGTGCTATTTATTATTTAAGAAATGTTATAAAAAATGGTTTGAAATCTCATTTACTACAATTCATATTAGCTTGTATTGCTGTTATTTATGGGTTTGTAATGTTATTTAATCCTATTGTAGCTGGTAATACAATAGCTAAAATTTTAGCTTTCTTTGTTATAATGAATGGAATATCATATATTCTAAGTTCAATAATTGATGTTAAAATTGAATAA